One stretch of Oncorhynchus clarkii lewisi isolate Uvic-CL-2024 chromosome 1, UVic_Ocla_1.0, whole genome shotgun sequence DNA includes these proteins:
- the LOC139405698 gene encoding peroxisomal membrane protein 11A, translating into MESFVKFTNQSQGRDRIFRTTQYACALVKYLLRNNSARKELVVKLQSLESNMSSGRKLFRLGNTVNSIDAAKRTLQLSDPVLRLCLTVANINRALYFICDNVLWARNVGLVPGIDKERWSLNASCCYFMSLVMSLTRDVYVITQTMVQRTRERQFQEKMDQHLNDNPDVATVIFPQLDAFLFLLFQSLKSHPSVTLDTLKNICDIFIPLDRLGVYRSNPGVVGFCGLISSLLGIVSVLHPSLKIQP; encoded by the exons atggagtcttttgttaagtttACAAATCAAAGTCAAGGAAGGGATCGTATTTTCAG GACAACCCAATATGCATGTGCCTTGGTGAAGTATTTGCTTCGCAATAATTCTGCAAGGAAAGAGCTTGTTGTCAAGCTGCAGAGTCTGGAGTCCAACATGAGTTCTGGAAGGAAAT tgttcagacTGGGGAACACTGTGAATTCCATTGACGCTGCCAAGCGAACCTTGCAGCTCTCTGACCCTGTGTTGCGCCTCTGCCTTACTGTGGCGAACATCAACCGCGCCCTTTACTTTATCTGCGACAATGTGCTCTGGGCCAGAAATGTTGGCCTTGTCCCTGGTATCGACAAGGAGCGCTGGAGCTTGAATGCCTCTTGTTGCTACTTCATGTCCCTGGTTATGAGTCTGACCAGAGATGTTTACGTAATCACCCAGACTATGGttcagagaaccagagagaggcagttTCAGGAGAAAATGGATCAGCACCTCAATGACAACCCTGATGTGGCTACTGTTATTTTTCCTCAACTGGATGCTTTTCTGTTCCTGCTTTTCCAGAGTCTTAAAAGCCATCCCTCGGTTACCCTTGACACACTGAAAAACATTTGTGATATTTTCATTCCACTGGACAGGCTGGGTGTGTACCGGTCAAACCCAGGAGTGGTGGGCTTTTGTGGGCTGATTTCATCTCTCTTAGGGATAGTGTCAGTCTTGCACCCCAGTTTGAAAATCCAACCGTAA